One window of Leguminivora glycinivorella isolate SPB_JAAS2020 chromosome 9, LegGlyc_1.1, whole genome shotgun sequence genomic DNA carries:
- the LOC125229856 gene encoding uncharacterized protein LOC125229856, translated as MATPTPRIGLDPEMSFEETTLDTETPPNYEYVNTDRLLRHTSTIQTNIQPMTITSEQFNEFKDEMRKLITYFNVSQQREIAGIKTTLSQIQQSNQNIESSINSLQIQNEEFRNQISQLESHMKDDREYILFLENKLEEMQTGCRKTNFEIKNVPKKDNETKQDLIEMVTCLSETIDCKISKSDIKDIYRVRGKRTEVKNTPIVIETNSVLIKSDFCKMAKSYNIKNKTKLCAKHLGFKTQEDTPVFLSEHLTPKASRLHFLARDLARSKHYKFCWTSYGKVYVRKDEQAPVILIRSEEQVHRLLQED; from the coding sequence GAGTATGTAAACACAGATCGTTTGCTAAGACATACGAGTACTATCCAAACAAATATTCAGCCTATGACGATAACGAGCGAGCAATTCAACGAGTTCAAGGACGAAATGAGAAAACTAATTACTTACTTTAATGTTTCTCAACAAAGAGAAATAGCCGGCATTAAAACGACTTTAAGCCAGATTCAGCAGTCCAATCAAAATATAGAAAGCTCTATTAATTCGCTGCAAATACAAAATGAGGAGTTTAGAAACCAAATTTCACAGTTAGAAAGTCACATGAAAGATGATAGAGAGTACATTCTgtttctagaaaataaattagaGGAGATGCAGACAGGATGCCGAAAAACGAATTTTGAGATCAAAAATGTACCTAAAAAAGATAACGAAACAAAACAGGACCTAATTGAAATGGTAACTTGCCTGTCTGAGACTATCGACTGTAAAATTAGCAAGTCAGATATTAaagatatatacagggtgcGCGGAAAAAGGACCGAAGTTAAAAATACGCccattgttattgaaacaaacTCTGTGTTGATTAAGTCTGACTTTTGCAAGATGGCAAAgtcttataatattaaaaataaaacgaaactATGCGCGAAACATCTGGGATTCAAAACACAAGAAGACACTCCCGTATTCTTATCGGAACACCTGACACCAAAAGCCTCGCGCCTACACTTTCTGGCTCGGGACCTAGCCAGATCGAAGCACTACAAGTTCTGCTGGACCTCATACGGCAAGGTCTACGTGCGGAAAGACGAACAAGCTCCAGTCATATTGATTAGAAGCGAAGAGCAGGTTCACCGGCTCCTACAGGAAGACTGA